From Camelus dromedarius isolate mCamDro1 chromosome X, mCamDro1.pat, whole genome shotgun sequence, one genomic window encodes:
- the RPL39 gene encoding large ribosomal subunit protein eL39 has product MSSHKTFRIKRFLAKKQKQNRPIPQWIRMKTGNKIRYNSKRRHWRRTKLGL; this is encoded by the exons ATG TCTTCTCACAAGACTTTCAGGATCAAGCGATTCCTggccaagaaacaaaaacagaatcgTCCCATTCCCCAATGGATTCGAATGAAAACTGGTAATAAAATCAG GTACAACTCCAAGAGAAGACATTGGAGAAGAACCAAGCTGGGTCTATAA